CGGCGAACACCGACCCGAGTTCCCGCAATAAGGCAGCATGCCTGTTCAAGGCAACCGCAGCGGCGGTTAGCAGATCGGCTTCCTGGACGGCTTCCGGCACGTTCGATCAGCCTAATGGCAGTCGAAGTGGGCCGGGACGGTCGGTGGAGGAACCGGCAACCCTCGTTGCCGCACCCGTCGCATTGGCCGGTGTCGGGACGAGGTATCGTCGTGCCCATCTCCGCGCGACAAACAGCCGGCGACAATATTAAGAATCCTTGGGTGCGGTCGCGTCTTGTCGCTCGAAGGTGGGCAAATCGTGCGCCCCCGACACAGCGACTTCTGTGATAGATGTGACTGGCGCGACTCAATTGGTCAGCGCGGGTCGCCTGCACCGCCCCGCTCCCTCGCCCAACGAATAAGTCCTGGCCGACGATGGGCGCTCAGACGGCGAGTACATCGGGAACACCCGCCCGTACCAGCTACTATCGCTGGGGTGTCCGACGGCGAACAAGCCAAATCACGTCGACGCCGGGGGCGGCGCCGCGGGCGGCGCGCTGCGGCTACAGCCGAGAATCACATGGACGCCCAACCGGCCGGCGACGCCACCCCGACCCCGGCAACGGCGAAGCGGTCCCGGTCCCGCTCACCTCGTCGCGGGTCGACTCGGATGCGCACCGTGCACGAAACATCGGCTGGAGGGTTGGTCATTGACGGTATCGACGGTCCACGAGACGCGCAGGTCGCGGCTCTGATCGGCCGCGTCGACCGGCGCGGCCGGCTGCTGTGGTCGCTACCCAAGGGGCACATCGAGTTGGGCGAGACCGCCGAGCAGACCGCCATCCGCGAGGTCGCCGAGGAGACCGGCATCCGCGGCAGTGTGCTCG
Above is a window of Mycobacterium tuberculosis H37Rv DNA encoding:
- the mutT4 gene encoding mutator protein MutT; translation: MSDGEQAKSRRRRGRRRGRRAAATAENHMDAQPAGDATPTPATAKRSRSRSPRRGSTRMRTVHETSAGGLVIDGIDGPRDAQVAALIGRVDRRGRLLWSLPKGHIELGETAEQTAIREVAEETGIRGSVLAALGRIDYWFVTDGRRVHKTVHHYLMRFLGGELSDEDLEVAEVAWVPIRELPSRLAYADERRLAEVADELIDKLQSDGPAALPPLPPSSPRRRPQTHSRARHADDSAPGQHNGPGPGP